The following are encoded in a window of Arthrobacter sp. NicSoilB4 genomic DNA:
- the rpmH gene encoding 50S ribosomal protein L34, which translates to MSKRTFQPNNRRRAKKHGFRLRMRTRAGRAILAARRGKGRTELSA; encoded by the coding sequence GTGAGCAAGCGGACTTTTCAGCCGAATAACCGCCGTCGAGCCAAGAAGCACGGCTTCCGCCTTCGTATGCGTACCCGTGCCGGCCGTGCCATCCTGGCAGCCCGTCGTGGCAAGGGCCGCACCGAGCTGTCGGCTTAA